The following nucleotide sequence is from Armatimonadota bacterium.
GTTGCCGGCAGCTTTGGGCTTAAAACTTGCTTGATTCCGACTGAACGAGCTTTTGACAACAAAGGCGTTTATGCGCTGAAGCAAATAATAGAAGAACACAAGATAGACATGCTTTGCCCACAAGACTATAGGGCAAACGTTTACGCTTTCCTTGCCACTAGAGGCCTCAACATTCCGCTAGGGGCAACCGTGCATGGATATGCTGGCAATACCAATAAGGTGCGTTTATACGAGTTCCTTGACCGGATTGTCCTAAGAACAATGCACAAAATCGTTTGTGTCTCAGATGCACTCAGGACTCGACTGCGTCGATATGGATTATCCGATAGAAAGCTCAACCGAGTATACAATTCCATCGACCCCGAAGAGATATTACCAGTAGCTTCAAACGGTGGTGGGAAATCGAAAAGTTATATAGTTTGTAGCGTTGGAAGACTAAGCATCGAGAAAGGACATCGCTTTCTTCTGAATGCTTGGCGTTATGTCGTGGAGCACTTAAAAAATGCCCAGCTCGTATTAGTAGGCGACGGCCCAGAAATGCCTAACTTGTTGAGGCAAGCACAAGCCCTGGGTATTGTATCGTCAGTCAGGTTCATAGGTCATACTAACAGACCGCTTGACTACCTAAGGGAATGCGATGTTTTTGTTCTTCCCTCACTTACCGAAGGCCTGCCCATTGCACTCTTGGAAGCATGCGCGATTGGCAGGCCA
It contains:
- a CDS encoding glycosyltransferase family 4 protein, whose protein sequence is MSAVRLLMIRSTKSYGGPERQIIGFARRLNPKLFCPIICTFSDTLGWKNPLLEVAGSFGLKTCLIPTERAFDNKGVYALKQIIEEHKIDMLCPQDYRANVYAFLATRGLNIPLGATVHGYAGNTNKVRLYEFLDRIVLRTMHKIVCVSDALRTRLRRYGLSDRKLNRVYNSIDPEEILPVASNGGGKSKSYIVCSVGRLSIEKGHRFLLNAWRYVVEHLKNAQLVLVGDGPEMPNLLRQAQALGIVSSVRFIGHTNRPLDYLRECDVFVLPSLTEGLPIALLEACAIGRPVVASNVGGVGEVVIPGYNGLLVRSKQPMEIANAIIDILTHAEVAIAMGAHGRQLIEEKFSFKRNVPLLEEVYLSCTGDSPIEELLAA